A genomic segment from Janthinobacterium sp. 64 encodes:
- a CDS encoding DUF1579 domain-containing protein encodes MHLPAEKNAPLDFDFIIGDWLVKHRRLNSRFTNCKEWTEFDGLSSTVKTLGGFGNLEDNVLYFPEGSFRALALRSFCVKSDAWSIWWLDARKPTTLDVPVVGKFSNHIGVFFADDLLDGQAIKVRFTWTATPGENPRWDQAFSKDQGRTWETNWTMDFVRATQEMAAIQP; translated from the coding sequence ATGCACTTGCCCGCCGAGAAAAACGCCCCCCTAGATTTTGATTTCATCATCGGCGATTGGCTGGTGAAACATCGCCGGCTCAATTCCAGATTCACCAATTGCAAGGAATGGACGGAGTTTGACGGGCTCTCTTCGACCGTCAAGACACTGGGTGGCTTTGGAAACCTGGAGGACAACGTTCTCTATTTCCCGGAAGGTAGCTTCCGGGCCCTTGCCCTGCGCTCGTTTTGTGTGAAATCCGACGCCTGGTCGATCTGGTGGCTCGATGCACGCAAGCCGACGACGCTCGATGTCCCTGTCGTTGGAAAGTTTTCCAATCACATCGGCGTATTTTTTGCAGATGACCTACTCGATGGCCAGGCAATAAAAGTACGCTTTACCTGGACTGCCACCCCTGGGGAAAATCCCCGTTGGGATCAGGCTTTTTCCAAGGACCAAGGAAGAACATGGGAAACGAACTGGACTATGGACTTCGTGCGCGCCACACAGGAAATGGCAGCCATTCAGCCTTGA
- a CDS encoding acyl-CoA dehydrogenase, with product MPHAALATIATLSERDTRRIARHAQAADAARFLHPVQQALLHRRGWLTMLAPRSAGGAELPLPQVVRLEEAVAAVDGSMGWVLTLCAGAGWFAGFLAPGMAQAIIGTPRVCLGGSGAATGDAEEEGGGYRITGSWDYASGAPMATHFTLNARLRRDGQPLLDDEGNPRIRAFLVPAALVQLLPSWNSLGMRASASHSYRIDGQWLAKEHGFTIDASAATAGGPLYRYPFYSLAYVTLAANVAGMAAHFMQLAEECMRHRRHARAGLPLLDVPEVAAMLQGKKDAFIAARVRFYAVLDASWAQVAGGVALEADAMRAVQTSSLDLVAACRAAVDGLYPYCGLYAAREDSTINRVWRDFHTASQHALLLP from the coding sequence ATGCCGCACGCTGCCCTCGCTACCATTGCTACCCTTTCCGAGCGCGACACGCGCCGCATCGCGCGCCACGCCCAGGCAGCCGATGCGGCCCGCTTCCTGCATCCGGTGCAGCAAGCCTTGCTGCACCGGCGCGGCTGGCTGACGATGCTGGCGCCGCGCAGCGCGGGCGGCGCCGAGCTGCCCCTGCCGCAAGTGGTGCGCCTGGAAGAAGCCGTGGCCGCCGTCGATGGCAGCATGGGCTGGGTGCTGACCCTGTGCGCGGGCGCAGGCTGGTTTGCGGGGTTTTTGGCACCCGGCATGGCGCAGGCCATCATCGGCACGCCGCGCGTCTGCCTGGGCGGCAGCGGCGCGGCCACCGGTGATGCCGAGGAAGAAGGCGGCGGCTACCGCATCACGGGCAGCTGGGACTACGCCAGCGGCGCGCCGATGGCCACGCACTTCACCCTGAACGCCCGGCTGCGGCGCGATGGCCAGCCCCTGCTCGATGACGAAGGCAATCCGCGCATCCGCGCCTTCCTCGTGCCCGCCGCGCTGGTGCAGCTGCTGCCTTCGTGGAACAGCCTCGGCATGCGCGCCAGCGCCTCGCACAGCTACCGGATCGACGGCCAGTGGCTTGCCAAGGAACATGGTTTCACCATCGACGCCAGCGCCGCGACGGCCGGCGGTCCCCTGTACCGCTACCCTTTCTATTCACTCGCCTACGTGACCCTGGCCGCCAACGTGGCCGGCATGGCAGCGCATTTCATGCAACTGGCCGAAGAGTGCATGCGCCACCGCCGCCATGCGCGCGCCGGCTTGCCGTTGCTCGACGTGCCGGAAGTGGCCGCCATGCTGCAAGGCAAGAAAGACGCATTTATCGCCGCCCGCGTCCGCTTTTATGCCGTGCTGGATGCCAGCTGGGCCCAGGTAGCGGGCGGCGTGGCGCTCGAGGCGGACGCCATGCGGGCCGTACAGACGAGTTCACTGGACCTGGTCGCCGCCTGCCGCGCGGCCGTCGATGGCCTGTATCCGTATTGCGGCCTGTACGCGGCCCGCGAAGACAGCACCATCAACCGCGTCTGGCGCGATTTTCACACGGCCAGCCAGCATGCATTGCTGCTGCCCTGA
- a CDS encoding alpha/beta hydrolase — protein sequence MKYLFSIIAVFACTNVHAAAWQPASGYQQLPIWPGVIPDAKSAAGPEDEVTLREDRLIAGRPWLELDNVTRPTMTIYSPKGRNTGAAVIVFPGGGYWGLAIDLEGTEVCDWLTSTGITCVLLKYRVPGSGPHWDQIRNVRVIPRTHTALQDAQRTLGLVRHHAVDWKIDPNKIGVLGFSAGGHLVASISTHHQRIYAPVDKADEESCRPDFAVSLYPGHMSVNYRDDLSRLNPSIEVTSQTPPTFLLHAQDDPVDPVEFSLLYYAALKNANVPVEMHLFAEGGHAFGLRPTQFPITKWPTLVETWLGTMGMIPKK from the coding sequence GTGAAATATCTTTTCAGTATTATCGCGGTGTTTGCTTGTACGAATGTGCATGCTGCTGCATGGCAGCCTGCCAGCGGATACCAGCAATTGCCGATCTGGCCAGGAGTGATACCTGACGCGAAATCAGCCGCCGGGCCGGAAGACGAGGTGACGTTACGGGAAGATCGGCTCATCGCAGGAAGGCCCTGGCTGGAACTGGATAACGTCACGCGGCCGACGATGACAATTTACTCGCCAAAGGGAAGAAACACGGGCGCTGCCGTTATCGTTTTTCCCGGCGGAGGCTATTGGGGGCTGGCCATCGACCTGGAAGGAACGGAAGTTTGTGACTGGCTGACATCGACTGGTATTACGTGCGTGCTGTTGAAATATCGTGTCCCCGGATCAGGTCCCCACTGGGACCAAATCCGTAATGTCCGTGTCATTCCAAGGACGCATACGGCGTTGCAAGATGCACAGAGAACGTTGGGCCTCGTTCGCCATCATGCCGTTGACTGGAAAATTGACCCGAACAAGATCGGGGTGCTGGGGTTTTCTGCCGGCGGTCACCTGGTCGCGTCTATCAGTACGCATCATCAGCGGATATATGCGCCTGTCGACAAGGCAGACGAGGAAAGCTGTCGTCCCGATTTTGCGGTGTCTCTTTATCCTGGCCATATGTCGGTCAACTATAGAGACGACCTTTCAAGGCTGAACCCAAGCATTGAAGTCACCAGTCAAACACCTCCGACCTTCCTGCTGCATGCGCAAGACGATCCGGTAGACCCGGTAGAGTTTTCTCTTCTTTATTATGCGGCCCTGAAGAATGCGAATGTACCCGTTGAGATGCATTTGTTCGCCGAGGGAGGGCACGCGTTCGGGCTCCGTCCTACGCAGTTTCCAATCACGAAGTGGCCCACCTTGGTTGAAACGTGGCTGGGTACGATGGGAATGATACCGAAGAAATAA
- a CDS encoding FAD-dependent monooxygenase translates to MNPASIHTPVLIIGGSLVGLSASLFLAWRGVPHILVEKHHGSAAHPRATGFTEHTLEFFRAAGIAERIPQVPHGATVRRARVASLAGQHFEELPWTPGQPEERDGKASPTTGAAIAQDLLEPILREAARARGADLRTGVELLAVQQDAQRVTAQLRQRDTGACYAVTADYLIAADGAASPIREQLGIARQGAGPLRVLRSVLFRCAEADAFLERGIRQFDIDQPGFQGFLGTYSDGRWFLMFEEQSESTDEQLRALVRQALGKDMAFELITTGRWELAGLIADRFSEGRIFLAGDAAHQLPPTRGGYGANTGIDDVYNLAWKLQRVVRQQSRPALLDTYTDERRPIAWLRHQQTFARPDYAKWVGDGYQNEPLYGNLAMELGQLTRSGAILGAGAALPPAAHPRDWAGQPGTRAPHVWVRHRGNSISSIDLLTEDFVLLTADPRWSAAAAHLSLKTLLAGADVLFPSEQGFGDTFGTGDDGAVIVRPDGIIAWRSAPADMPDATLLHAVMEKIALPHG, encoded by the coding sequence ATGAACCCAGCTTCAATCCACACCCCTGTACTCATCATCGGCGGCAGTCTCGTCGGACTTTCAGCCTCGCTCTTCCTCGCATGGCGGGGCGTGCCGCATATTCTCGTTGAAAAACACCACGGCAGCGCCGCCCACCCCCGCGCCACGGGCTTTACGGAACACACGCTGGAATTTTTCCGCGCCGCCGGCATCGCCGAACGCATTCCCCAGGTGCCGCACGGCGCCACCGTGCGCCGCGCCCGCGTGGCAAGCCTGGCGGGTCAGCACTTCGAAGAATTGCCATGGACGCCAGGCCAGCCGGAAGAGCGCGACGGCAAGGCTTCGCCCACGACCGGCGCCGCCATCGCCCAGGACTTGCTGGAACCGATACTGCGCGAAGCTGCCCGCGCACGCGGCGCCGACCTGCGCACGGGCGTGGAACTGCTGGCCGTGCAGCAGGATGCGCAGCGCGTCACGGCGCAGCTGCGCCAGCGCGACACGGGCGCATGCTATGCCGTCACGGCCGATTACCTGATCGCCGCCGATGGCGCGGCCAGCCCCATCCGCGAACAGCTGGGCATCGCGCGCCAGGGGGCCGGTCCCCTGCGCGTGCTGCGCAGCGTGCTGTTCCGCTGCGCGGAGGCGGACGCCTTTCTGGAACGGGGCATCCGTCAGTTCGACATCGACCAGCCAGGCTTTCAGGGTTTCCTGGGCACATATTCCGATGGGCGCTGGTTCCTCATGTTTGAAGAGCAAAGCGAGAGCACCGACGAACAATTGCGGGCGCTGGTCCGCCAGGCCTTGGGCAAGGACATGGCGTTCGAACTCATCACCACCGGGCGCTGGGAGCTGGCCGGCCTGATCGCGGACAGGTTCAGCGAGGGGCGCATTTTCCTGGCCGGCGATGCGGCCCATCAATTGCCGCCCACGCGCGGTGGCTACGGCGCCAACACGGGCATCGACGACGTCTACAACCTGGCATGGAAGCTGCAAAGGGTCGTGCGGCAGCAATCGCGCCCCGCCCTGCTCGACACCTATACGGATGAGCGCCGGCCCATCGCCTGGCTGCGGCACCAGCAAACCTTCGCCCGGCCGGACTACGCGAAATGGGTCGGCGACGGCTACCAGAACGAACCCTTGTATGGCAACCTGGCGATGGAACTGGGCCAGTTGACGCGATCTGGCGCCATCCTTGGCGCTGGCGCGGCGCTGCCACCGGCCGCCCATCCGCGCGACTGGGCCGGCCAGCCAGGCACGCGCGCGCCCCACGTATGGGTCCGGCATCGGGGCAACAGCATCTCCAGCATCGACCTGTTGACCGAGGATTTCGTGCTGCTGACGGCCGATCCCCGCTGGTCCGCCGCCGCCGCGCACCTATCGTTGAAGACCTTGCTGGCCGGCGCCGACGTGCTCTTCCCCTCCGAGCAGGGCTTCGGCGACACTTTCGGCACAGGCGATGACGGCGCCGTGATCGTCCGGCCCGACGGCATCATCGCCTGGCGCTCGGCCCCGGCCGACATGCCGGATGCCACGCTGCTGCACGCCGTGATGGAAAAAATCGCCTTGCCGCACGGCTGA
- a CDS encoding NAD(P)H-dependent flavin oxidoreductase: MTSIQPFLDRLGLQFPIIQAPMAAISTPRMAAAVSNAGGLGSLAIGAGTVAQARQMIVDTRALTDRPFNVNVFCHAPAVRDAQREAAWLAHLAPLFAELGAAAPVALDEIYETFIGNEAAFALLLEQRPAVVSFHFGVPTQQQIAALRQAGIYTMATATNLREATLIEQAGVDAIVAQGVEAGGHRGVFDPQAPDEHHSTSVLLRLLAGHTTLPLIAAGGIMDGQGIRAALDLGAAAAQLGTAFVLCPESSANAGYRANLKSARASATRLTSVLSGRLARGMVNRLIEYGEAPGSPPPADYPVAYDAAKQLNALASQHGNSEFAAQWAGQGAPLAREMGAAELVLTLAREMAA, translated from the coding sequence AACGCGGGCGGTCTCGGCTCGCTCGCCATCGGCGCGGGCACGGTGGCGCAGGCGCGCCAGATGATCGTCGACACGCGCGCGCTGACGGACCGCCCCTTCAATGTGAATGTGTTTTGCCATGCGCCGGCCGTGCGCGATGCGCAGCGCGAAGCGGCCTGGCTGGCCCATCTGGCGCCCCTGTTTGCCGAGCTGGGCGCGGCCGCGCCCGTGGCGCTCGACGAAATCTACGAAACGTTCATCGGCAATGAGGCGGCATTCGCCCTGTTGCTGGAACAGCGCCCCGCCGTCGTCAGCTTTCATTTCGGCGTGCCGACGCAGCAGCAGATTGCCGCCCTGCGCCAGGCCGGCATCTACACCATGGCCACGGCCACGAATCTGCGCGAAGCGACCCTGATCGAACAGGCGGGAGTCGACGCCATCGTGGCGCAAGGCGTGGAAGCGGGTGGACATCGCGGGGTTTTCGACCCGCAAGCGCCGGACGAGCACCACAGCACCAGTGTGCTGCTGCGCCTGCTGGCGGGCCACACCACGCTACCCCTGATCGCCGCCGGCGGCATCATGGATGGACAAGGTATCCGCGCCGCGCTGGACCTGGGCGCCGCAGCCGCCCAGCTGGGCACGGCGTTCGTGCTGTGCCCGGAATCGTCGGCCAATGCCGGCTATCGGGCCAACCTGAAAAGCGCGCGGGCATCGGCCACGCGCCTGACCAGCGTGCTCTCGGGCCGCCTGGCGCGCGGCATGGTGAACCGCTTGATCGAGTATGGCGAGGCGCCAGGCAGCCCGCCGCCAGCCGACTACCCCGTCGCCTACGATGCCGCCAAACAATTGAACGCGCTGGCCAGCCAGCACGGCAACAGCGAATTTGCCGCACAGTGGGCCGGCCAGGGCGCCCCGCTGGCGCGGGAAATGGGGGCGGCGGAACTGGTGTTGACCTTGGCCAGGGAAATGGCGGCTTGA
- the gstA gene encoding glutathione transferase GstA: MKLFYSPGACSQAPHIILRETGTPFTLVKVDLGQHRTQEGGNYYELNPKGQVPLLALDDGTTLSEGPVIAQYIAERAGKQDLLPPVGSLARYKVLEWQNYITSELHKSFSPLFDSRIDTATKALFIEQLGKKYKWVDSRLEGQDYLTGDTFTVADAYLFVITGWAPGLGVDLSALANVQAFLARVAQRDSVKAAWEAEGLAKAV, from the coding sequence ATGAAACTCTTTTACTCGCCGGGCGCCTGCTCGCAGGCGCCGCACATCATCCTGCGCGAAACGGGCACGCCATTCACCTTGGTCAAGGTCGACCTGGGACAGCACCGCACGCAGGAAGGCGGCAATTACTATGAACTCAACCCGAAGGGACAAGTGCCGCTGCTGGCACTCGACGATGGAACGACCTTGAGCGAAGGCCCCGTCATCGCCCAGTACATCGCCGAACGGGCCGGCAAGCAGGATCTATTGCCGCCCGTGGGCAGCTTGGCCCGCTACAAGGTGCTGGAGTGGCAGAACTACATCACGTCCGAGCTGCATAAATCGTTCAGCCCCCTGTTCGATTCCCGCATCGACACGGCCACCAAGGCCTTATTCATTGAGCAACTGGGCAAGAAATACAAATGGGTGGATAGCCGCCTGGAAGGCCAGGACTACCTGACGGGCGACACGTTCACGGTGGCCGACGCCTACCTGTTCGTCATCACGGGCTGGGCGCCGGGCCTGGGCGTGGATTTGTCCGCGCTGGCGAATGTGCAAGCCTTCCTGGCAAGAGTCGCCCAGCGCGACAGCGTCAAGGCTGCCTGGGAAGCGGAAGGACTGGCCAAGGCCGTCTGA
- a CDS encoding TOTE conflict system archaeo-eukaryotic primase domain-containing protein, with amino-acid sequence MHKLISELTRLYLFEEQQHYVDAQGGAQPLTPAVLARHLSGEQTVAVQLVTESGLTRALVLEFGGKGGGEAHWSALCTIANAVQHELDLPAPAVSISGTAFQLWLSLATPVPVAQARQFAQLLRSTFLPASTDILATAPPDYVEQVALPPCLQPSGKWAAFIHPSMGAAFVDEPGLDMPPPPSAQLGFLESLRSINPAQFAQALAKLQGHAGLAVAVPAPVAAVLPVITSATAPGLLLQDATLEDIVRWLHARNIEPTFRHSLP; translated from the coding sequence ATGCATAAACTGATTTCCGAACTCACCCGACTGTACCTGTTCGAGGAACAGCAGCACTACGTCGATGCGCAGGGCGGCGCGCAGCCGTTGACGCCGGCCGTGCTGGCGCGCCATCTGTCGGGCGAACAGACGGTGGCCGTACAACTCGTGACCGAAAGCGGCCTGACGCGCGCGCTGGTGCTGGAGTTTGGCGGCAAGGGCGGCGGCGAAGCGCACTGGAGCGCGCTGTGCACGATTGCCAATGCCGTGCAGCATGAGCTGGACTTGCCGGCGCCCGCCGTCAGCATCTCGGGCACGGCGTTCCAGCTGTGGCTGTCGCTGGCCACGCCCGTGCCCGTCGCCCAGGCGCGCCAGTTCGCGCAGCTGCTGCGCTCGACCTTTTTACCTGCCTCGACCGACATCCTCGCCACCGCGCCGCCAGACTACGTGGAGCAGGTGGCGCTGCCGCCATGTTTGCAGCCGTCGGGCAAGTGGGCCGCCTTCATCCACCCCAGCATGGGCGCCGCCTTCGTCGACGAACCTGGCCTGGACATGCCGCCGCCGCCATCCGCCCAGCTGGGCTTCCTGGAAAGCTTGCGCAGCATCAACCCCGCCCAGTTCGCGCAGGCGCTGGCGAAATTGCAGGGACATGCGGGGCTGGCTGTCGCCGTGCCCGCTCCCGTCGCCGCCGTATTGCCAGTGATAACGTCCGCCACTGCGCCGGGCTTGCTGCTGCAGGACGCCACGCTGGAAGACATCGTGCGCTGGCTGCATGCGCGCAATATCGAGCCGACGTTCCGGCACAGCTTGCCGTAA